The genomic stretch AATGTGAAGCCCCCTAACATTGTTAGACTGAAGAATATTGTGCTCCTCATGAgaagttttttttattattgatGGCTATTCCACTGATAACAAGAGTTGAATAGTAATAATAATGAcagataataataataatattagaGGGGTTTAATTAGGTGGTAATACACTAGGGGATTCACAGAGATGAACCTGCCATTCCCTCCATTATTCTTATTCACTTGATATTTCACTCTAAACTCAACAAACACATAACATACTTAGAGTTTGTTAGAGAATTGAAAGCATCAGAACTTTACTTCTTCAAGACCCCCTTAGTCTTCAAATACTCTATAGTCTGGTCATAAGTTTCACCGATACCGTACTTGAAACCGAACCCTTCTTTGATAAGCTTTTCAGAAGAGATTATCAGCTTTGCCTTGCTAGGGCAATCCTCGAATCTGCAATTCAAAAACATACTTTGATAGTTTTTTCTCTGTTGAAAACACTTGGACTTTATAGTTAAAAATTTTGCACAAAATGTACGACGAGAAGCTGTTTCTTACTTAGTTGGAACTTTATACTGAGGGTAACGTTTGCTAAGAAACTTTGCAAGCTCGGGAACACAGGTATTCTGAGCACAGCAAATGTATCTACCAGAAGCTGATTCTTTCTCTGCCACAAATATATGAGCTCGGCAAATATCCTCGACATGAGTAATGGATATCGAACCTGACAGAAACTGCATTCCTTTCAAAGCATTTACGAGGAAATCATTGCCTGCAAGATATGAAATTGAGATTGAAACATTATAATCATTATTTGTATAGTCCTTAAACCATTGAATTTGACTGCTTTGAACCTGTTATAAGTGACATTGCCAAGCCAACACTAGATGGCACATCTTGAGTGAGATAAGGACCCATTGTTAAAGTAGGTATCACAGTGATTAAATCAATGTCATTTTTTTCAGCAAACTCCCATGCAGCCTTTTCAGCTAGCACTTTGGACGCAGGATAACCCTGAAAAACGCGGTGAATAACATTCAAAACCGCGGTTAGTTGAGTTCAACAAATGATTAACAGATTGCGACATCTTATCACACCTCTTAAGTTTTAACCATTACTATGTTTTTAACTGCATTAACCATTTAAATTGTAGTCAAAATTTTCAAGTCGTATCAAAATAATCTATTCTTTTGAACAAGGTGGTTGGATTCTTACCCAAGTAGGTGGCTTTGCCGCATTCAGAAACTCAACATCAGACCAGTTAGTTTCATCCATGACATGATCTTCTCCTTTGAGTTCATTTATCGTCACAGCAGCAGCCGAAGATGTTAAGATAACTCTTTTCACTTCTTTTGCTTTCGCACAAGCTTTCAACACATTCAACACACCTTTGATCGCTGGCTTTATCATGTCATTCTAAACACATAGTAGTCGATAACACAAGAATTTTATCATCATTAATCTATTCTAAAAAACATCACTTTTTTGTCGTAAATTTACAATGCAGTTTCAAAACTTACCTCAGGATCTTGAGACGCAAAGTTCACAGGTGTAGCAAGTTGAAAAACAAGTTCACATCCTGCTATAGGAGCATCAAAATCTCCATCAACAGTTAATTCAGCCTTAAACAGATTCAGTTCCCCTAAACTCTTCAGTGCCACTAGGTGTGATATTTTCTTAGGATTATCTAGATCTCTAACAGTAGTATTAACAGCATAACCTTTTTCAAGCAACTGTTTGATGAGAATAGATGCCACAAAACCTGTGCCACCAATCACACATGCTTTCTTCTTTCCTACTTCTTTGATACTAGCCATAATGTTAATTTGCACACACAATCTTTTACTATGAAACTTATGAATACTGGTGCAGTTTTTATGTTGAGAAAAGAGAGTTATTTAAGTAGTTAAATAACACTAAATTTTTCAGTTAGTTGAAGAAAAGAAACTGTTTTATTTTTGGGTTTAAGGTGAGCACGTGATGGAGTTTGTTCACCAGTAACTCAATATCAACAAGTCTTTGACATGTTTGAGAATCACTTGCCATTTTTTACATTTATACCAATTTTGTCTTTCATAGATATTAATTGCCATTGAATGAAAAATCACCCCTATTAACTATCTAATAAATTCCAACCACTagactatatatatatatatatatatatatatatatatatatatatatatatatatatatatatatatatatatatatatatattatagttaattttaaattaatattttgAACACAATTTACATCAAATTTTAACAATAATTTAGATGCCATGATTAGTTACATTTAATATGTAATAAAGAATACAAAAATGTATTTGTTTTAAGATATGAAATAATATTTTGAGAAATAAGAGTTTTAGAATTTATATGCATTatggattcagatatattattATCCTTTAATAGAAATTTGTGGTAGAGTAAGAATTATACTAATATCCGTTAAGAATTATTATATGATTTATATCAATAATAAATATTTGTTTGATATTTATTTATTCATGAGGTAAGTATGGTACATATAATAAAAATTTAGTTAACATCAATATTCTAATAGGGAGgtaaaaatttaaaaaaaaatattaaattatacactgttaaaaaaaaataaacatgTTTGTGTGTTAGTTGGAATTTATTTTTAATCTCATATAATTTAGATTAGATATCTTGGCTGAGTTACTTTATTATATAAGAGAACTACTTGTTTTATTTCAAAACACACAAAAGAAATTTTATTGAGTTTTTTCTTTCTCATTCTCATAACTCTTCATCTTTTGAATTGTCGAAGCATCAATTTCTCCTCATTTTTTTCTACTCGTTAAAATTTTCGAGTATTTTCTTGAATTCTTTTTAGataattattttaatttctcCTCATTTGAGTTGAGAAATTTTCAATTATTCAATTTTGGATTCTCTTTAGAGAATTatttaaaattttctttgtttgagAAATCATGACTTTATTTGAGAAATCATTTTTGAGAAAGTATTTGACCATTATTGAATTTTGTTTGGAGAATTATTTGAATTTCTCCTCATTTGAAAAATTATTACCACTGACTTTTATATTAGATATTACGAGTGATAGTTATATCATATTCGAATGGTCTTTGTATCATTGGAAGATGTATTTTTAGACCAATTATCTATCGTGTATGTAATAATCGTACAGTATATAACTGATTTTTTTTATCCTGGAGGCGTCGTGGTTGAGTGACTGTTTTGCACAACTTTGAGTAATGACACAAAACATCTTAAAGAGAGCGAGCTAGTCTGCGACTCGGCCCGGTAAATTCTTCAGTAGTAATTTTTTAAAATTGTAAAACAACAATTTTAAGACGTTTCAAACTGCCATGACTATCGAAGAAATTATTGGTATTTTTTTCGTTGTCTCTGACAAACTGTTCAAGTTTGACAAAAGTCATTTCAAACGATGACAATAAAAATTGTGAGTTTTCTTAACCTTAAGGTTGTCAATGTTTGATTGATGACATTCTTGTTGCTTCTACTAGATCAACCGAACAAACTAACTTCAAGAATTCTATGAATTTAGTTGAAATTGTTAATTCTATTGAAATTGAATCTACTACACAGATTAAAGCGAATAATTTATAGCTCAGGAAAAAAATCTCTCTATGAAAAAAGAATGATTATCACATTTTGAATGGAGTCGCAGATgatatatatgatgattagagTAATTGCGATACTATAAAACATGTTTGGGAGACTTTGAAAAAGAAGTATGACACGAAGAAGCTGAAGCAAAGAAGTATATTGTTAGCCGATACCTCAAGTATCAAATGGTATAGATGAAAAGTCTGTGGAGACTCAATGTCACGAACTTCAAAAGATTGCTTATGAGATCATCACCGAAGGTATGTCTTTAGATGAATAATTACAAATGACTTTTATTATTGACAAACTGCCCCTAGTTTGAaatttttaaaactttttttgCCATAAAACAAAAGAAGTTTTAATTGAGAGTCTGATTATTCACATTTGAATTGAAGAAGAATCTCACAGATTAAAAAGAAAAAGTTTTGGTTGTTTCAAACAACATAAAGAAATTTGGTCTAATTCTGAAGGCATTTGGCAAATGATTAAAGAATCAGAACTACAATGTTATGAGCCAAATTAAGAATGAGAACCCTTCAACAGCCCCAATTACTCCAATTGATAGGAAACAACGTAACACCactttttctaccccaaaatacttaacatataatcagagtaaataagcacgcatataaacgaaagggcgtcacatcgacgttttcaaaaactaaaagctttcaaaaaccaacatcattcatcatcaatatacaatacacatggtcatttaaaataacacatttcacttatcatgaatattcaagaatatgcgttcgcagcggaaaataatgaatactcatgtatttcataaaatgatccatgtcccataccatgatcatctctcaataatctcctcaagataactAAAACCATATCtagaatatttggcactatggcctctcaaaccGCAATTTTCAAATAAACATattcacaagtaataacataatatgtatccaaatcagatatgagttcaatactaccaatctaccccgtgttacatgaccagagcattgactcactacttagtctctaaaacaaagcaCCGGAACTCTCCAACTAATCTCGAGTGAGTTACCGTCCACTTACTTCcgcaatactactctggagtatctgcacgatgccatgtaaagcaacattcaaacagaagggtgagaattcaaatcattatgaagaagtataataaagcacaatggTTAAATCAACAATgaacggaattcatcacaccttgtataaccatgtcaataatattaaccaacattcatttcacatgtttcaagcacacataaaaactcAGGGAGTATAATATCACAATCCAATACGATATTCCcaattatacacataactacaattatcacataatcacatattttgccaaattatgtatccaaacatcaccaaattcaattactatatctcatacacacctcacaatcacatcaatgcaaacatccaattatcacataactctaatgtgactcaatgcaagacatgtgactctatgcatgtggtaccgcaatgtgaacccaacgtttcaccgctttccgattaaatatctagaatccaagccacgcttccgatccggacaagatcaaagccactacgtctatttccaattaaggatcaacgtctgctacgcctatttccattcaaggatcaacgtctattaccatgtgaacccacagtttcaccgcttccaccatgaagccgaccatgctgtcataccctaaattttgcccCACCTAGTTCATATGCATCAATTCatgagcaatcattcatctaaattCACTCATTTGTGTCcattcatttgcattcatgaTTAACTAGcattacattttgcatcatggtcatttcatcTGGTCATAAGATCTCATCTTCATGCATAGTTTAAAATTCAATAATTAAGGATTAAATATCTTTGTTTGTGTTTAGTTTGATAAGCTCAGTTCATTATATTCGACCACAGGGTGATTAATTTGGATGATTCCTGACCTTTCTGGATGCCACTTGTGGTTGACTAAAGTCTTGATTTTCTAATCACAATTACTCGTAAAATTGTGATTAACTCATACAAACATCTATCATATACTATGTCATTCATGCATTTGTTCTTCCAAGCATTTTGTTTTATCATACATCTATAATTTACACTTGTTGCATTATATTTAGTGTTTGAATATATAGAGGTTATGACTTGGATTACATTAAGGTTTGGTTTTACTATTTGAATTTATATCTTGGCATTCCAAAAAAAAATTAGGTTCTAATGGTCTTGTTCTTAGGTTATAGCAAGAGGTTTCATATGTTCAGTAGtactaataataataattaaaactTGTTTTAAAAAAAGGGTACTCATGGTCAAGATAATTTATTTTGATTCTATTAATTGGATTTATTTTGATTCTATTAATTGGATTTAAGTAAAATATTTGATCacattttataaataaatattattgCTCTATcttaaaattcaaaaaaatagTTACATTTAAGTTCACTTTGTCTTCTACATCACAAATATtgaaaaaattcaaaaaaatttaaaattagttTTTACATTATAATTTGTCTTCTACATcacaaatataaaaaaaaaatcagaaaatataaAAATAAGTTTTAACATTATATTTTGTCTTCTACATCACAAACATAGAaaaaaaatgcagaaaatataaaaataaatttttacATTATAATAAGGTACAATTCTTTTTACAGtaacaaattaattaaaaaagaaaatatgTTCAAGTGAGGGACCCCTTAAAACTTGATTTGGTTGGTAGTCTTTTTTGTTTGTCTTGTCAATATAGGAGCAGCAACATCTGATTTCTAAGCCGGAAGCAGGAGGCTTGTCAAGCCTCTTATACAAACAGGTATCACAGTTAGCATAATTTTAGAAAAAGTCCAAAATGATTTCAAATAAAATAGAAAGGGTAACTCACAGGTTCTCAATAATAAGACATATTGTTTCACCAAAATGAAGGTTAATTTCTGACTTAAAAAAAAAAGTGTCTCAGAAGGTTGTTCTTATTTATCTTTTGAATCAAACACAAACCCTATTGTACTCAATATAAAAAACAACAAGCAGAAGTATGAGAGGGGGgattttttcttttgaaaaaaaataGCTACCTTTTTTCTCTAACACATCAGTACCAAGAAGTTCCAAGGGGATCCGAAAAATCATTATAAAAAAACAGCAGTATCATACAATCGAAAAAAAAAGGGAAATCAGTACCTAAGTAGCTTCAAAGATATTGCTAAAAAAAAGGGATCCCACACATCTAAACAACATCGGTTTATCATCATAGAAGAGAAAAAATAGAGATATTGTACCCGAAATCTGATCCTTTGAGCTGGGTTGGCCGTCGTTGAGGCTTTAGCCGGCTGTTCCGATGGAGGGTGATGGTAAGACCGTTTTTCTTAAACGGTCATGGCGGACGAAGGTTCTTCGTCGGAGGTAACGTTGCAAGCAGTTCAACCACGACGGACGAAGGTTCTTCGACGGAGGATACATCGCAAGTTGTTCGTCCGCGGAGACGGAAGGAAAGGTTTGGATCGTCTAGTGTGAACGGTCACGACAAGGGGTTGTTTCTTCATCGACGAAGTGGAAAGAGTGATTTGGGACGGTGGTTGTCTTTGTTCTCGTTCACATAAGAGAGATGAGGTAAACGGccataaaattagggtttttttaGCTTTTAACATAAAGCCGAGCCGGGTCGGGAAGGATTTGACCCGCTCCGAGCCCATTCATCCGCTGCCCATTCttttctatttttaaaaaaaaaactccATTTAAAAGTGTGTTTTATATCGTTGGTTTAAGAGTGTTTCCAATCAATCGCTCATGGCTGGGTGGATAGGGAGATAGTTCATCTTCTCTTAAGTCCTAGGTTCGATACCCAGGTGCGTTATGATGGTTCTTCCACATTTTTGATTTcctcatattttatttaattctcGCATTTAATTATATTGTCTTACCACTTAACTAACGTGCTTCTATTTATCTATTTTTTATTGTTATTCTTTAACTTAGGTGATTATTCTGTCTTGGAAATTTATATGAATTATTATACTTGTGCTTATTACTTTGTTTGTgtaatttatttttcttttgtgTATGGGGTATGTTCCAATCATGACAAATCATTTcaagatcatttcacaaatcactctaatattcaaatcgttttctaaataaaacgtgaagaaaaagattacctggatggaatgtccagtcgtaatcccgaatattaggctcaagctgtaagagctt from Lathyrus oleraceus cultivar Zhongwan6 chromosome 7, CAAS_Psat_ZW6_1.0, whole genome shotgun sequence encodes the following:
- the LOC127100664 gene encoding anthocyanidin reductase ((2S)-flavan-3-ol-forming), whose protein sequence is MASIKEVGKKKACVIGGTGFVASILIKQLLEKGYAVNTTVRDLDNPKKISHLVALKSLGELNLFKAELTVDGDFDAPIAGCELVFQLATPVNFASQDPENDMIKPAIKGVLNVLKACAKAKEVKRVILTSSAAAVTINELKGEDHVMDETNWSDVEFLNAAKPPTWGYPASKVLAEKAAWEFAEKNDIDLITVIPTLTMGPYLTQDVPSSVGLAMSLITGNDFLVNALKGMQFLSGSISITHVEDICRAHIFVAEKESASGRYICCAQNTCVPELAKFLSKRYPQYKVPTKFEDCPSKAKLIISSEKLIKEGFGFKYGIGETYDQTIEYLKTKGVLKK